Proteins encoded within one genomic window of Glycine soja cultivar W05 chromosome 1, ASM419377v2, whole genome shotgun sequence:
- the LOC114405431 gene encoding uncharacterized protein LOC114405431, with amino-acid sequence MNHSKQINEKPFDSFGVPTDPKGAILLSIFGEEEGKEEEKPASGNVFSNGDGGAVKRGSSSNGSVGISDLISSLYNQQHPQVDSHNNKSVSVSNVAAPNLTYSNESKLNSDEDEDGREFKSTEWETGTKSQDVKAETPKHDNGALDVGIVLDSSNEI; translated from the exons ATGAACCATTCCAAACAGATCAACGAAAAACCCTTCGACTCGTTCGGGGTTCCCACGGATCCCAAGGGAGCTATTTTGCTTTCGATCTTCGGCGAGGAAGAGGGAAAAGAAGAGGAGAAACCCGCTTCTGGCAATGTTTTCTCCAACGGCGATGGTGGTGCAGTGAAAAGGGGATCCAGTTCGAACGGGTCTGTTGGAATCAGTGATTTGATTTCCAGTTTGTATAATCAGCAGCACCCTCAGGTGGATTCTCATAACAACAAATCGGTTTCGGTATCCAATGTTGCTGCTCCCAATCTGACGTACTCGAACGAAAGCAAATTGAATTCAGATGAGGATGAAGATGGAAGGGAATTCAAGTCTACGGAGTGGGAAACTGGAACCAAGAGCCAGGATGTTAAG GCTGAAACACCAAAGCATGATAATGGTGCTCTTGATGTTGGTATTGTGTTGGATTCATCCAATGAGATTTAG